The following are from one region of the Dermacentor albipictus isolate Rhodes 1998 colony chromosome 5, USDA_Dalb.pri_finalv2, whole genome shotgun sequence genome:
- the LOC135900530 gene encoding uncharacterized protein produces MEKFENVVAISDSDNDTIFECLAAHRTDIDVEAQAATYMFDFFSSGLHIPFRISRGETLGTVTFTVGMDLTPLEGTVYFTDFENCVVVNAEYYTRDQCILWTRREFKDNVPQDCIDHFVDTCGVIVPEHSRDLCPDGEGDY; encoded by the exons ATGGAGAAATTCGAGAACGTTGTGGCCATATCGGACTCTGACAACGATACCATATTCGAATGCCTCGCAGCACATCGCACAGATATCGATGTCGAagcacaggcagcaacatacatGTTCGACTTCTTTTCATCCGG gcTGCACATCCCGTTCCGCATATCACGAGGTGAGACACTGGGGACAGTCACCTTCACAGTGGGCATGG ATCTCACCCCACTGGAAGGGACGGTCTATTTTACGGATTTCGAAAATTGTGTCGTGGTGAACGCCGAATACTACACAAGAGACC AGTGCATACTCTGGACCCGGAGAGAATTCAAGGACAATGTGCCGCAAGACTGCATCGACCACTTTGTTGACACATGCGGAGTGATCGTTCCTGAGCACAGCCGGGACTTGTGCCCCGATGGAGAGGGCGACTACTAG